Proteins found in one Populus alba chromosome 14, ASM523922v2, whole genome shotgun sequence genomic segment:
- the LOC118036849 gene encoding GPN-loop GTPase QQT1 has translation MAFGQVVIGPPGSGKTTYCNGMSQFLSLIGRKVAVINLDPANDALPYDCAVNIEDLIKLSDVMNEHSLGPNGGLVYCMDYLEKNIDWLQSKLEPLLKDHYLLFDFPGQVELFFLHSNAKNVIMKLIKKLNLRLTAVHLVDAHLCSDPGKYVSALLLTLSTMLHLELPHINVLSKIDLIESYGKLAFNLDFYTDVQDLSYLQHQLDQDPRAAKYRKLTKELCDVVQDFSLVDFTTLDIQDKESVGNLVKLIDRTNGYIFAGMESSAVEFSKIAVRPVDWDYYRVAAVQEKYMKDDEIFGNDI, from the exons atggcGTTTGGGCAAGTGGTGATTGGTCCACCGGGATCAGGCAAAACCACCTACTGCAATGGCATGTCTCAATTCTTAAGCCTCATCGGAAG GAAGGTTGCTGTTATCAATTTGGATCCAGCAAACGATGCATTGCC GTATGATTGTGCTGTTAACATTGAAGATCTTATCAAACTAAGTGATGTAATGAACGAGCATTCCCTTGGTCCCAATGGAG GTCTTGTTTATTGCATGGATTATTTGGAGAAGAATATTGACTGGTTGCAATCCAAATTGGAACCTCTGTTGAAAG ATCACTACCTTCTTTTTGATTTTCCGGGCCAGGTGGAATTGTTTTTTCTCCATTCAAATGCCAAGAATGTTATCATGAAACTCATTAAGAAGTTGAACCTTAGG TTGACTGCCGTGCATTTAGTTGATGCCCATCTTTGCAGTGATCCTGGAAAATATGTCAGCGCATTGCTTTTGACACTATCAACAATGCTTCATTTGGAACTCCCACATATCAATGTCTTGTCTAAGATTGATCTAATTGAGAGCTATGGCAAGCTAG CTTTTAACCTCGATTTCTATACAGACGTGCAAGACTTATCATATTTGCAGCACCAACTTGATCAGGATCCCCGTGCTGCTAAGTACAG GAAGCTTACAAAGGAGTTGTGTGATGTAGTACAAGACTTCAGTCTTGTCGATTTTACAACTTTGGACATTCAG GACAAAGAGAGTGTAGGGAATCTTGTGAAGTTGATAGACAGGACCAATGGTTACATCTTTGCTGGCATGGAATCCAGTGCAGTTGAATTCAGCAAGATTGCAGTTCGCCCTGTTGATTGGGATTACTACAG AGTTGCAGCAGTGCAAGAGAAGTACATGaaggatgatgaaatttttGGCAATGACATCTGA
- the LOC118036828 gene encoding uncharacterized protein translates to MGLSCLACFDGGNKKQRREEERLASAEARAKAAEAAQKRQEQFEKSAAGRAAKAQLQGMAKQSANSNQGEPVLKWQMS, encoded by the exons ATGGGTCTATCGTGCCTCGCCTGCTTCGACGGAGGAAACAAGAAACAGAGACGAGAAGAAGAGAGATTGGCCTCTGCAGAAGCTCGTGCTAAAGCAGCCGAAGCTGCCCAGAAACG GCAAGAGCAATTTGAAAAATCTGCAGCAGGAAGAGCTGCAAAGGCGCAGCTACAGGGGATGGCAAAGCAATCTGCAAATTCTAACCAAGGCGAACCGGTTCTAAAG TGGCAGATGAGTTGA
- the LOC118036818 gene encoding protein NPGR1 has translation MLCACSGEQFKLDEPPQSPESLATRDFSASGLSSRTTGDRESKLDDFQVDEAESTLKEALSLNYEEARALLGRLEYQRGNFDAALQVFQGIDISGLTPKMIKAIVERTQYRKPRSKGEIVPPSAMSMHSVSLLVEAILLKAKSLEELAQYREAAKECGIILDIVESALPNGIPESIGEDCKLEEMFHKALELLPALWTKAGLLDQAIASYRRVLIRPWNLNPQKLAGVQKELASMLLYSAVEATLPPQLQLWGLARPQSNIEEAILLLLVLMSKVACGEIKRDEEIMDHLTYALSIVGQFELLAEHVEQALPGIYNRAERWYLLALCYSAAGQNEAALNLLKKVSGCSESKSKPHIPSFLLGAKLCSQDSKHAHEGINFARKVLDLADHQNQHFIGQAHMFLGVCHGNAARISLSDSERVLLHKESLNSLNNAALNRKEDPEVMYSLGLENILQRNLGAAFENAIVCTEMMAGNSVKGWKLLALVVSAEQRFRDAQTVVEIALDEAGRIDQFELLRLKAILQIAQEQPKQAIETYRILLSLIQAQRDSQAKNPEQARIFNSEVLAERNLELAAWQDLADIYTKIGSWSDAKICVDKAKLMEFHSPRSWHVTGMLFEAQSLHKEALVSFSIALSVEPDYVPSIVATAEVLMKLGTQSFSIARSFLMHALRLDPTNHEAWLNLGLISKMEGSLKQAAEFFQAAHELKLSAPIQSFL, from the exons ATTGTTAGGGAGACTTGAATATCAGAGAGGGAACTTTGATGCAGCCCTTCAGGTATTCCAGGGTATTGACATCAGTGGTTTGACACCCAAAATGATTAAGGCAATTGTTGAAAGAACTCAGTATAGAAAGCCGCGTTCCAAAGGTGAAATTGTGCCTCCAAGTGCGATGTCTATGCATTCAGTGAGTCTTCTTGTTGAAGCAATCTTGCTAAAAGCTAAATCACTAGAGGAACTTGCGCAGTATAGAG AGGCTGCAAAGGAATGCGGAATTATTTTGGACATAGTTGAATCAGCACTACCCAATGGGATTCCTGAAAGCATTGGTGAAGACTGCAAGCTGGAGGAGATGTTTCACAAAGCATTAGAGTTGCTACCTGCTCTGTGGACAAAGGCGGGCTTGCTCGACCAAGCTATTGCTTCATATCGTAGGGTTCTTATCAGGCCATGGAATTTGAACCCACAGAAGTTGGCTGGAGTGCAAAAGGAATTAGCTTCTATGTTACTTTATAGTGCTGTTGAAGCAACACTTCCCCCTCAGTTACAGCTATGGGGTCTTGCTAGACCCCAGAGTAACATAGAGGAAGCAATTCTCTTGTTATTGGTACTCATGAGTAAGGTGGCTTGTGGGGAAATAAAGCGGGATGAAGAAATCATGGACCATCTGACTTATGCACTCTCAATTGTGGGGCAATTTGAGTTATTAGCTGAGCATGTGGAGCAGGCCCTTCCAGGTATCTATAACCGAGCTGAGAGATGGTACCTTCTTGCTCTTTGTTACAGTGCTGCAGGTCAGAACGAAGCAGCTCTGAACCTGCTAAAGAAAGTTTCTGGTTGTTCAGAATCAAAGAGCAAACCACATATCCCTTCCTTTTTGTTGGGAGCGAAGTTGTGTTCCCAAGACTCGAAGCATGCCCATGAAGGCATAAATTTTGCTCGTAAGGTTCTTGACTTGGCTGATCATcaaaatcaacatttcattgGCCAGGCACACATGTTCCTTGGTGTTTGCCATGGGAATGCTGCAAGAATTTCCTTGTCTGATTCTGAAAGAGTTCTTTTACATAAAGAGTCTTTGAACTCTCTAAATAATGCAGCATTAAATAGGAAGGAGGATCCAGAAGTGATGTACAGCCTTGGGCTGGAAAACATACTGCAGAGGAACCTGGGTGCTGCCTTTGAAAATGCAATTGTGTGCACTGAAATGATGGCTGGAAACTCAGTAAAAGGTTGGAAGTTACTGGCCCTTGTAGTTTCCGCGGAGCAACGGTTCAGAGATGCTCAAACAGTTGTGGAGATTGCTTTGGATGAGGCTGGGAGGATAGATCAATTTGAACTTCTTAGGTTGAAGGCTATACTACAAATTGCTCAGGAACAGCCCAAGCAAGCAATAGAAACATATAGAATATTGCTGTCTCTTATTCAAGCACAGCGGGATAGCCAAGCCAAGAACCCTGAACAAGCGCGTATCTTTAATTCTGAG GTTCTTGCAGAAAGAAACTTGGAACTGGCAGCATGGCAAGATTTGGCAGACATTTACACAAAAATTGGCTCATGGAGTGATGCCAAAATTTGCGTGGACAAAGCCAAGTTAATGGAGTTTCACTCTCCTAGAAGTTGGCACGTGACAG GAATGTTATTTGAAGCTCAATCACTGCACAAAGAAGCCCTTGTTTCCTTCTCGATTGCATTGTCGGTGGAACCGGATTATGTTCCAAGCATTGTTGCAACTGCAGAAGTCTTGATGAAGCTTGGTACTCAGTCATTTTCCATCGCCAGAAGCTTTTTAATGCATGCGTTGAGATTGGACCCCACAAATCATGAAGCATGGTTAAATCTtgggttgatttcaaaaatggAAGGCTCTTTAAAACAAGCGGCAGAATTTTTTCAAGCTGCACATGAACTCAAGCTGTCAGCTCCCATTCAAAGCTTTCTGTGA